GGCGCGAGGCGAGCGCGCGCTGGCGCAACTCGTCGGTGACCGATTTCAGCCGGACCAGGCTGCGCACCCGCGCAAACAGCGCGATGTCGTCGATCGGCTTGGTCAGGAAATCGTCGGCTCCGGCATCGAGCCCCTTCAGCCGATCGCTCGGCTGGTCGAGCGCCGTCACGATCACCACCGGGATATGGGCGGTGGTCGCGCTGTTCTTCAGCCGGCGGCAGACCTCGAAGCCGTTCATGCCGGGCATCATCACATCGAGCAGGACGATGTCCGCCTCGCCGCGCTCGCAGATCGCCAGCGCATCGATGCCGTTCGTCGCAGTGATGACGTCAAAATACTCGGCGCCCAGCTTGGCTTCGAGCAGCTTCACATTCGCGGGAATGTCGTCGACGACCAGGACCCGGGCTGACATGGCTCAGCGTTTCCCTTCAGGCCGTGCCGACATAGGCGCGCACCGTCTCGAGGAACTTGCCTACCGAGATCGGCTTCGAGATATAGGCCTCGCAGCCACCCTCCCGGATACGTTCCTCGTCACCCTTCATCGCGAAGGCGGTGACCGCGATCACGGGGATCGACTTCAGCGCGTCGTCCTCCTTGATCCATTTCGTCACCTCCAGCCCGGAGACCTCCGGCAGCTGGATGTCCATCAGGATCAGATCGGGATGATGCGTGCGCGCCAGCTCGATCGCCTCGATGCCATCCGCCGTCTTGAGCGTCGCATAGCCATGGGCCTCCAACAGGTCGTTGAAGAGCTTCATGTTGAGCTCGTTGTCCTCGACGATCAG
This genomic interval from Bosea sp. 29B contains the following:
- a CDS encoding response regulator, whose amino-acid sequence is MKKTVLIVEDNELNMKLFNDLLEAHGYATLKTADGIEAIELARTHHPDLILMDIQLPEVSGLEVTKWIKEDDALKSIPVIAVTAFAMKGDEERIREGGCEAYISKPISVGKFLETVRAYVGTA